A single region of the Bacteroides luhongzhouii genome encodes:
- a CDS encoding glycoside hydrolase family 2 protein produces MKHKSFLFIFLLAALSVIKIQASERKKYNFNSEWKLQIGDFPKAKDTKFDDSKWKQVTLPHAFNEDEAFKLSIEQLTDTVVWYRKSFRIPELKSNQKVFVEFEGVRQRGDFYLNGHYLGKHENGVMAVGFDLTPHIKEGENVIAVRTDNDWMYREEGTDSKFQWNDRNFNANYGGIPKNIFLYVTDNVYQTLPLYSNLKTTGIYVYAQDFDIQGRKATIHAESEVRNDSKAPRQFSYQVTVLDADGKLMKTFQGDKVTLKAGETKTVKASATLHNIHFWSWGYGYLYTVKTALKDDNNQVFDEVSTRTGFRKTRFAEGKIWLNDRIIQMKGYAQRTSNEWPAVGLSVPAWLSDFSNDLMVKGNANLVRWMHVTPWKQDVESCDRVGLIQAMPAGDAEKDCEGRQWEQRVELMRDAIIYNRNNPSILFYECGNKAISREHMIEMKAVRDKYDSFGGRAIGSREMLDIREAEYGGEMLYINRSEHHPMWATEYCRDEGLRKYWDEYSYPFHKEGDGPLYKGKPATDYNRNQNELAITMIARWYDYWRERPGTGNKVSSGGTKIIFSDTNTHYRGAENYRRSGVTDAMRIEKDAFYAHQVMWNGWVDTEKDQTYIIGHWNYPENTVKPVQVVSTGKEVELFLNGSSLGKGKLQYNFLFTFDNVAFIPGKLEAVSYNKAGKEISRYAVNTAGEPASLKLTAIQNPEGFHADGADMALIQVEVVDKDGKRCPLDNRTVQFTLNGHAEWRGGIAQGENNHILDTNLPVECGINRALIRSTTTAGKVTLTAQAKGLPTATLALETVPVKVTEGLSTYLPQSTLKGRLDRGETPSTPSYKDSKKSVRIVSAKAGSNNDDNEKSYDDIELTEWKNDGKLSTAWITYTLEREAEIDDICIKLQGWRSRSYPLEVYASNTLIWSGNTDKSLGYIHLDVEKPIRANTITIRLKGNTSDKDAFGQIIEVEAKATNKMELEKNSSRNQLRIIEVEFLETIK; encoded by the coding sequence ATGAAACACAAATCATTTCTTTTCATATTTCTACTGGCTGCATTGTCTGTTATTAAGATACAAGCATCCGAACGCAAAAAATACAATTTCAACAGCGAATGGAAGCTGCAGATAGGAGACTTTCCTAAAGCCAAAGACACTAAATTCGACGACAGTAAATGGAAACAAGTGACTTTGCCTCATGCCTTTAATGAAGATGAAGCATTCAAACTTTCCATCGAACAATTGACAGATACAGTGGTATGGTATCGCAAGAGTTTCCGGATTCCGGAACTGAAAAGTAATCAGAAAGTGTTCGTCGAATTTGAAGGAGTACGCCAACGCGGAGATTTCTATCTTAACGGGCACTATCTGGGCAAACACGAAAACGGTGTTATGGCAGTAGGGTTCGACCTGACCCCGCATATCAAAGAGGGTGAGAACGTGATTGCCGTTCGCACCGACAACGACTGGATGTACAGAGAAGAAGGAACTGACTCCAAGTTCCAGTGGAACGACCGTAATTTCAATGCCAACTATGGTGGTATTCCTAAAAACATCTTCCTGTACGTTACAGATAATGTGTATCAGACTCTTCCCTTATATAGCAACCTGAAAACGACAGGCATATACGTCTATGCCCAAGACTTCGATATCCAAGGACGCAAAGCTACGATTCATGCCGAATCGGAAGTCAGAAATGACAGTAAGGCTCCCCGGCAATTCAGCTATCAAGTGACTGTACTTGATGCAGACGGTAAACTAATGAAAACTTTCCAAGGTGATAAAGTGACTTTGAAAGCCGGAGAAACTAAAACGGTAAAAGCATCTGCCACCCTCCATAATATTCACTTCTGGAGTTGGGGATATGGTTACTTGTATACGGTAAAAACCGCTCTGAAAGATGACAACAATCAGGTATTCGATGAAGTCAGTACCCGCACCGGTTTCCGCAAAACACGCTTTGCCGAAGGAAAGATATGGCTGAACGACCGTATTATCCAAATGAAAGGATATGCGCAGCGCACCAGCAACGAATGGCCGGCAGTAGGTCTGTCTGTACCTGCTTGGTTGAGCGATTTCTCTAATGACCTAATGGTGAAAGGAAACGCGAATCTGGTTCGCTGGATGCACGTTACTCCGTGGAAACAGGATGTAGAATCCTGCGACCGTGTAGGTCTGATACAGGCAATGCCTGCCGGAGATGCTGAAAAAGACTGTGAAGGACGTCAATGGGAACAACGGGTAGAGTTGATGCGAGACGCGATTATCTACAACCGGAATAATCCGAGTATCCTGTTCTACGAATGTGGTAACAAAGCCATCAGCCGCGAACACATGATAGAAATGAAAGCTGTCCGCGACAAATACGACTCGTTCGGCGGACGTGCCATCGGATCACGTGAAATGTTGGATATCCGCGAAGCGGAATACGGCGGCGAAATGCTATACATTAACAGAAGCGAACATCATCCGATGTGGGCGACCGAATATTGCCGTGACGAAGGTCTAAGAAAGTACTGGGATGAATACAGTTATCCTTTTCACAAAGAAGGTGACGGACCACTTTATAAAGGCAAACCAGCCACTGATTATAACCGTAACCAAAACGAGCTTGCCATCACCATGATAGCTCGCTGGTATGATTATTGGCGTGAGCGTCCCGGAACGGGTAACAAAGTCAGCTCCGGCGGTACTAAAATTATCTTCTCCGACACTAACACTCATTACCGGGGTGCGGAAAACTACCGAAGAAGTGGAGTGACGGATGCGATGCGTATCGAAAAAGATGCTTTCTACGCACATCAGGTAATGTGGAACGGATGGGTAGATACGGAAAAAGACCAGACCTACATCATCGGGCACTGGAACTACCCGGAAAATACGGTAAAACCTGTGCAGGTAGTCTCTACCGGAAAAGAGGTGGAACTTTTCCTGAATGGTAGCTCCCTGGGTAAAGGCAAACTCCAATACAACTTTCTCTTTACTTTCGACAACGTAGCCTTCATACCGGGCAAGCTGGAAGCTGTCAGCTACAATAAAGCCGGGAAAGAAATCAGCCGCTATGCTGTAAATACAGCCGGTGAGCCTGCCAGTCTGAAACTTACCGCTATTCAAAACCCTGAAGGCTTTCATGCAGACGGTGCGGATATGGCATTGATACAGGTGGAAGTGGTAGATAAAGACGGAAAACGCTGTCCGTTGGACAACCGTACCGTTCAGTTCACCCTCAACGGTCATGCGGAATGGCGTGGAGGTATTGCCCAAGGTGAAAACAATCATATTCTTGATACAAACCTTCCGGTAGAATGTGGTATCAACCGCGCACTGATCCGTAGTACGACGACCGCCGGAAAAGTAACTCTAACAGCACAAGCTAAAGGACTTCCGACTGCCACTCTCGCATTGGAAACGGTGCCTGTAAAAGTGACTGAAGGTTTGAGTACCTATCTTCCGCAGTCTACCTTGAAAGGCAGACTGGATAGAGGCGAAACACCTTCTACTCCTTCTTACAAAGACAGCAAAAAGAGCGTACGAATCGTTTCGGCAAAAGCCGGTTCCAACAATGATGATAATGAAAAAAGCTACGATGATATCGAACTGACCGAATGGAAGAATGACGGTAAACTAAGCACTGCATGGATTACCTATACATTGGAAAGAGAAGCCGAAATAGACGATATATGCATCAAACTGCAAGGATGGCGTTCACGAAGTTACCCGCTGGAAGTATATGCCAGCAACACCTTGATTTGGAGCGGAAACACGGATAAAAGCCTGGGATATATTCATCTCGATGTAGAAAAACCCATACGTGCCAACACGATAACCATCCGCTTAAAAGGAAACACCAGTGACAAAGATGCTTTCGGACAGATTATCGAAGTAGAGGCTAAGGCCACCAATAAAATGGAACTGGAAAAAAACAGTAGCAGAAACCAGTTAAGAATCATCGAAGTAGAGTTTCTCGAAACAATCAAATAA
- a CDS encoding rhamnogalacturonan lyase, whose amino-acid sequence MRRIAIYLLCIFMLLPVATMTAQPGYNYSKLQREKLNRGVVAIRENPSEVIVSWRYLSSDPIQTGFNVYRDGKKLTDTPITVSTLFRDKNNSQKTAVYEVRPVLKGKETHHIDGTYTLPENAPLGYLEIPLQKPADGITPAGDTYTYSPNDASIGDVDGDGEYEIILKWDPSNSHDNAHEGYTGEVYIDCYRMNGEQLWRINLGKNIRAGAHYTQFMVYDLDGDGKAEVVMRTADGTIDGKGKVIGDANADYREEGTFDPSRNQIMKQGRILKGKEYLTVFSGDTGEALHTIDYIPARGNVADWGDAKGNRSDRFLACVAYLDGVHPSVVMCRGYYTRTVLAAFDWNGKELKNRWVFDSNHPGCEQYAGQGNHNLRVGDVDGDGCDEIIYGSCAIDHNGKGLYSTRMGHGDAIHLTHFDPSRKGLQVWDCHENKRDGSTYRDAATGEVLFQLKSNTDVGRCMAADIDPTHPGVEMWSGDSQGIRNVKGEIIAPKMRNMPTNMAVWWDGDLLRELLDKNMIIKYDWENKKFVPLVKFTGTLFNNGTKSNPCLQGDIVGDWREEVLVRSEDNASLRLYVSTIPTEYRFHTFLEEPIYRISIATQNVGYNQPTQPGFYFGPDLRKMKGTFRGYQFK is encoded by the coding sequence ATGAGAAGAATTGCAATTTATCTATTGTGCATATTCATGTTACTGCCTGTTGCAACAATGACAGCACAACCTGGTTATAACTACTCAAAGTTACAACGGGAGAAACTAAACCGCGGCGTAGTTGCCATTCGCGAAAACCCTTCAGAAGTAATCGTTTCGTGGAGGTATCTTTCTTCCGATCCGATACAGACCGGTTTCAATGTGTACAGAGACGGAAAGAAACTGACAGACACTCCCATCACAGTCAGCACCCTGTTCCGTGATAAGAATAACAGTCAGAAAACGGCTGTTTATGAAGTACGTCCTGTTCTAAAAGGCAAGGAGACGCATCACATTGACGGTACATACACACTCCCGGAAAACGCGCCTCTCGGCTATCTGGAAATTCCCCTGCAAAAACCGGCAGACGGAATAACTCCGGCAGGTGATACCTACACGTACAGTCCCAATGATGCTTCCATCGGTGACGTAGACGGTGACGGCGAATACGAAATTATCCTCAAATGGGACCCCAGCAATTCACACGACAATGCACATGAAGGCTATACAGGCGAAGTATACATCGATTGTTACCGAATGAACGGAGAACAGCTATGGCGCATCAACTTGGGTAAAAACATACGTGCAGGAGCTCATTATACTCAATTCATGGTGTATGATCTGGATGGTGACGGCAAAGCGGAAGTAGTGATGCGGACTGCCGACGGAACAATAGACGGCAAAGGGAAAGTAATAGGAGATGCAAATGCAGACTATCGCGAAGAGGGAACTTTCGACCCCAGCAGAAATCAGATAATGAAACAAGGACGTATTCTGAAAGGCAAAGAATACCTGACTGTTTTTTCAGGAGACACCGGTGAAGCCTTACATACCATCGACTATATCCCTGCCCGCGGCAACGTTGCCGACTGGGGAGATGCAAAAGGTAACCGAAGCGACCGCTTCCTGGCTTGTGTAGCCTATCTTGACGGAGTACACCCAAGTGTTGTCATGTGCCGAGGCTACTACACGCGTACTGTTCTGGCCGCCTTCGACTGGAACGGAAAAGAACTGAAGAACCGTTGGGTATTCGACAGCAACCATCCCGGATGCGAGCAGTACGCCGGACAAGGAAACCACAATCTGCGTGTAGGCGATGTAGATGGTGATGGATGCGACGAAATCATTTACGGTTCCTGTGCTATCGATCACAACGGCAAAGGACTTTATTCTACCCGAATGGGACATGGAGACGCCATCCACCTGACACATTTTGACCCTTCACGAAAAGGTCTGCAAGTGTGGGACTGCCACGAAAACAAACGTGACGGCTCCACTTATAGAGATGCTGCAACGGGAGAAGTGTTGTTTCAACTAAAAAGCAATACCGATGTAGGACGTTGTATGGCCGCCGACATTGACCCGACTCATCCGGGTGTGGAAATGTGGTCAGGAGATTCACAAGGAATTCGAAACGTAAAAGGAGAAATCATAGCCCCCAAAATGAGAAATATGCCAACCAATATGGCTGTCTGGTGGGATGGAGACCTATTGCGCGAACTACTGGATAAAAACATGATTATCAAATACGACTGGGAAAATAAAAAGTTTGTTCCACTTGTCAAATTCACAGGAACTCTTTTCAACAATGGTACAAAGTCGAATCCTTGTCTGCAAGGTGATATTGTGGGCGACTGGCGGGAAGAAGTACTCGTACGCTCCGAGGACAACGCTTCTCTCCGGCTATACGTATCGACTATCCCGACCGAATACAGATTCCACACCTTTCTTGAAGAACCGATATACAGAATCAGTATCGCTACCCAAAATGTAGGCTATAACCAGCCAACACAACCCGGATTCTATTTTGGCCCGGACCTTAGAAAGATGAAAGGTACTTTTAGAGGATATCAATTCAAGTAA
- a CDS encoding rhamnogalacturonidase, translating into MIKSAFLIVATCCSLQLFSQEKFPDGKIIPDWFYKNEKTDINGLGKNFLITDYGVVNDSTLLQTEKIQAVIDLASNNGGGVIVIPEGTYLSGALFFKPGTHLHLEEKAVLKGSDDISNFPVIETRMEGQNLKYFSALINVDKVDGFTLSGKGKVDGNGERYWKSFWLRRSVIPKCTNMDELRPRLLHISHSNNVQVSDVRLVNSPFWTTHIYKCDSVKLVDLHIFSPSSPVKAPSTDAIDIDACKNVLVKRCYMSVNDDAIALKGGKGPWADQDPDNGGNCDIIIEDCTFGFCHGVLTCGSESIYNHNIILRRCDLDQAKRLLWLKMRPDTPQQYKYILVEDIKGNVRNCIFIAPWTQFYDLKDRKDMPVSYSSYITMRNIHLDCESFFAVEKSKQYKLSNFCFDNLIITAKKDVKIDENIIDTLVIRKVEINKVNLKRE; encoded by the coding sequence ATGATAAAGTCAGCATTTTTAATAGTAGCAACATGTTGCAGTCTGCAACTGTTTAGTCAGGAAAAATTTCCCGATGGTAAAATTATACCGGATTGGTTTTACAAAAATGAAAAAACTGATATAAATGGATTAGGAAAGAATTTCTTGATTACCGACTATGGAGTAGTGAATGATAGTACACTGTTACAGACAGAGAAAATTCAGGCTGTTATAGATTTGGCGTCCAATAATGGAGGCGGAGTCATTGTTATACCTGAAGGTACTTATCTTAGTGGTGCGCTTTTCTTTAAGCCGGGAACACACCTGCATCTGGAAGAGAAGGCTGTATTGAAAGGTAGTGACGATATTAGCAACTTTCCTGTAATAGAAACACGGATGGAGGGACAGAACCTAAAGTACTTTTCAGCTTTGATTAATGTTGATAAGGTAGATGGTTTCACCCTTTCCGGAAAAGGAAAAGTTGATGGAAACGGTGAACGATATTGGAAGTCATTCTGGTTACGGCGTAGTGTTATCCCTAAATGTACTAATATGGATGAACTGCGTCCTCGTCTACTTCATATATCTCATAGCAATAATGTACAAGTTTCAGATGTGCGACTTGTTAATTCTCCGTTTTGGACAACTCACATTTATAAGTGTGATAGCGTAAAACTTGTGGATTTGCATATCTTTTCACCTTCTTCTCCTGTAAAAGCTCCCAGTACAGATGCAATCGATATTGATGCATGTAAAAATGTACTTGTTAAGAGATGTTATATGTCGGTTAACGATGATGCGATTGCCTTAAAAGGCGGCAAAGGGCCCTGGGCTGATCAAGATCCCGATAATGGTGGCAATTGTGATATTATCATTGAAGACTGTACTTTCGGATTCTGTCACGGAGTGCTGACTTGCGGTAGCGAATCGATATATAATCATAATATAATTCTTCGACGCTGTGATTTGGATCAGGCTAAACGCCTGTTGTGGTTGAAAATGCGTCCGGATACTCCCCAACAATATAAGTACATCCTCGTTGAAGACATAAAAGGAAATGTCCGCAATTGTATCTTTATTGCTCCTTGGACACAGTTTTATGATTTGAAAGATCGCAAGGACATGCCGGTCTCGTATTCCAGCTATATTACAATGCGTAATATTCATCTGGATTGTGAGTCCTTTTTTGCTGTAGAGAAATCAAAACAATATAAATTATCCAATTTCTGTTTTGACAATTTGATTATTACGGCTAAAAAAGATGTGAAGATAGATGAAAATATTATTGATACATTGGTTATAAGAAAGGTTGAGATAAATAAAGTGAATTTAAAAAGAGAATAG
- a CDS encoding glycoside hydrolase family 88 protein, with protein sequence MKFSRIIFCLWLLFCLFPLEIYADIQLPSILSDNMVLQQNAKVRFLGKARPGEKILVKTSWSHKKYKVTASESGHWELMMQTPAAVTGQSVVLKGDNKIQINNILIGEVWLCTGQSNMEFPVARNPQVKWKTGMLNEAEEMKDADFPEIRLFHVEHQLAPDGEKEDCVGKWVVCNPENLKDFSAIGFVFGRKLYKDLSTPVGLIQSTWGGTHAESWTSMKVMENNPLYADVLKQYSKEKVSREKDKCKVPATLWNGMIAPILGYTVKGNIWYQGESNSVRYEKYQEVFTNLINSWRKEWNQPDMPFYFVQIAPHYKQPAGIREAQLKTWLSGLENIGMAVVTDAADSTDIHPRNKVAPGERLAAWALAKQYGKKIVYSGPLYESMKVNGGEITLDFAFAEGGLQTPGNEPVKGFFIAGNDARFYPADAVIDGSSITLSSTYVSAPVAVRYGYGAFFRVNLFNKAGLPAVPFRTDTFASDTYYRLFADSEIRRFPEAWRLDHGKRLYFGYAQGVGCCAMLQVWKKTGDKRYFDYVEAWADSLVDDKGDIYLYKKETYNLDYINSGKVLFDLYNETKKEKYKLAIENLIDQLKKQPRTTDGGFWHKKIYPYQMWLDGLYMASPFMARYGAEFNCPEWIDEAVKQFTLCHQHTYDTKTGLYYHAWNEDRSQRWANPETGHSPNFWGRSIGWWFMALVDALEYIPQDHSGYADMIKWTKELAETLSKYQDKNGLWYQVIDQPSRTGNFPEASVTAQCMYAYMKAVNKGYIDSQYRAIAEKAFKGLCNKLLISNSDGTLTLTRCCQVGGLGGKPYRDGSFEYYIGEKMRDNDAKATGPFIMGCIELNK encoded by the coding sequence ATGAAATTCAGTAGAATTATTTTTTGTCTGTGGTTATTGTTCTGTCTTTTCCCTTTAGAAATTTATGCAGATATACAACTTCCCTCTATTTTATCCGATAATATGGTACTTCAGCAAAATGCGAAAGTACGTTTTTTGGGAAAAGCACGTCCCGGAGAAAAGATTTTAGTAAAGACTTCATGGAGTCATAAGAAATACAAGGTGACTGCTTCAGAAAGTGGTCATTGGGAATTGATGATGCAAACACCGGCTGCTGTTACCGGACAGTCTGTAGTGTTGAAAGGCGATAATAAGATTCAAATCAATAATATATTAATAGGTGAAGTCTGGCTTTGTACGGGACAGTCAAATATGGAATTTCCCGTAGCCCGTAATCCGCAAGTGAAATGGAAAACAGGAATGTTGAATGAAGCGGAAGAAATGAAAGATGCTGATTTTCCGGAAATCCGCCTGTTTCATGTAGAGCATCAACTGGCACCTGATGGTGAAAAAGAAGATTGTGTGGGAAAGTGGGTGGTTTGTAATCCGGAGAATTTGAAAGACTTTTCTGCTATAGGATTTGTCTTTGGCCGTAAATTGTATAAAGACTTGAGTACACCGGTTGGGTTAATTCAGTCTACCTGGGGAGGAACACATGCTGAATCCTGGACAAGTATGAAAGTGATGGAAAACAATCCGCTGTATGCTGATGTCTTAAAACAATATTCGAAGGAAAAGGTGAGTAGGGAAAAAGATAAGTGTAAGGTTCCGGCTACTTTGTGGAATGGTATGATTGCTCCTATACTAGGGTATACAGTCAAAGGAAATATCTGGTATCAGGGAGAATCCAACTCTGTTCGCTATGAGAAATATCAAGAAGTATTTACTAACTTGATAAATAGTTGGCGGAAAGAATGGAACCAACCGGATATGCCTTTCTATTTTGTACAGATTGCACCACATTACAAACAACCGGCAGGTATTCGTGAAGCACAATTAAAAACATGGTTAAGTGGACTTGAAAATATTGGTATGGCAGTAGTGACGGATGCAGCCGATTCTACCGACATACATCCACGAAATAAAGTTGCACCGGGCGAACGACTGGCAGCTTGGGCATTAGCAAAGCAATATGGTAAAAAGATTGTTTATTCAGGACCTCTCTACGAATCAATGAAAGTGAATGGGGGAGAAATTACATTAGATTTTGCATTTGCGGAAGGTGGCCTGCAGACACCAGGCAATGAACCGGTAAAAGGATTTTTTATTGCCGGCAATGATGCGCGGTTTTATCCGGCTGATGCTGTGATTGATGGAAGTTCGATAACACTTTCTTCAACTTATGTTTCTGCACCTGTAGCTGTACGCTACGGTTATGGGGCTTTCTTTAGAGTGAATCTGTTTAATAAAGCCGGACTTCCGGCAGTCCCTTTCCGTACAGATACTTTTGCTTCCGACACTTATTATCGTCTGTTTGCCGATTCGGAAATTCGCCGTTTCCCGGAAGCTTGGCGGTTGGATCATGGAAAACGCCTGTATTTTGGCTATGCGCAAGGTGTGGGGTGTTGTGCTATGTTACAAGTTTGGAAGAAAACAGGAGACAAGAGGTACTTTGATTATGTAGAGGCATGGGCTGATTCTTTGGTAGATGATAAAGGGGATATTTATTTGTATAAGAAAGAAACCTATAATTTGGATTATATCAACTCCGGAAAAGTTCTGTTTGATTTGTACAATGAAACCAAAAAGGAGAAATATAAATTGGCTATCGAGAATTTGATAGATCAGCTGAAAAAGCAACCTCGTACAACAGATGGAGGTTTTTGGCATAAAAAAATATATCCCTATCAGATGTGGTTGGATGGATTGTATATGGCTTCTCCTTTTATGGCTCGATATGGAGCTGAATTTAATTGTCCGGAATGGATTGATGAGGCTGTTAAACAGTTCACTCTCTGCCATCAGCATACATACGATACCAAGACCGGACTTTATTATCATGCATGGAATGAGGATCGGAGCCAGCGCTGGGCTAATCCGGAAACTGGCCATTCTCCTAATTTCTGGGGACGTAGTATTGGTTGGTGGTTTATGGCTTTGGTAGATGCTTTGGAATATATTCCCCAAGATCATTCAGGCTATGCTGATATGATTAAATGGACGAAAGAATTAGCAGAAACTCTTTCAAAATACCAAGATAAAAATGGTTTATGGTATCAGGTAATTGACCAACCTTCACGTACCGGTAATTTCCCGGAAGCTTCTGTTACGGCGCAATGTATGTATGCCTATATGAAAGCTGTGAATAAAGGATACATTGATAGTCAGTATCGTGCTATTGCAGAAAAAGCCTTTAAGGGGCTGTGCAATAAACTGCTAATCTCAAATTCGGACGGAACATTGACATTGACAAGATGTTGCCAAGTGGGTGGGTTAGGTGGTAAGCCTTATCGTGACGGTAGTTTTGAGTATTATATAGGAGAGAAAATGAGAGATAATGACGCTAAAGCAACAGGACCTTTCATTATGGGATGTATTGAGTTGAATAAGTAA
- a CDS encoding pectate lyase family protein: MKNITLLKAKVGILAVSCLSITTLFACVDKDARSDLSPNLPTDQAQNGDFGDQGGGSDQGLNFPVFDDGVLAFPGAEGYGKNVTGARAGEGREIYHVTNLNDAGPGSFRDAVSKPWRIIVFDVSGVIKLSSNPIVLKSNQTILGHTAPGDGIVLYNGRVSASGAQNLIVRYLRIRMGAAYPSELDACGIANGANMIFDHCSMTWGKDECFSINPDGKGTAPKNITIQNSIIGQGLQNHSCGGLMQTDISNGCTIFRNLYIDNKTRNPKVKGLNQFVNNVVYNWGSGAAYNMGGDSSGKSETTIENNYFIVGPCNNWQNVEIAPKVYEAQQVPMNPARPFTGGNSDFRSYCKGNYYDYDKDGALNGIEITEVNWSQYCSGSPTLLEARSDLHPIIRSQKSAQEAYEWVVEKVGAYLPVRDEVDKYLIDELTSLGGKGTIIQDERKTEQFPLGGPGTINAAQKPLDSDNDGMPDAFEDAWGLDKYDPTDAVKEAKNGYLNIENYALSLEYPDEYEYELNKNKQ, from the coding sequence ATGAAAAACATTACATTATTAAAAGCAAAAGTAGGAATATTGGCAGTTTCCTGTCTTTCCATTACTACTTTGTTTGCATGTGTTGATAAGGATGCTAGAAGTGATTTGAGTCCCAATTTGCCAACAGATCAAGCGCAAAATGGGGATTTTGGTGATCAAGGGGGAGGTTCGGATCAGGGGCTTAATTTCCCGGTTTTTGATGATGGAGTACTTGCTTTTCCTGGTGCGGAAGGATATGGGAAAAATGTAACAGGTGCTCGTGCAGGTGAGGGACGGGAAATTTATCATGTGACTAATTTGAATGATGCGGGTCCTGGATCTTTTCGTGATGCAGTAAGCAAACCTTGGCGCATTATTGTCTTTGATGTATCTGGTGTTATAAAATTGAGTAGCAATCCTATTGTTTTGAAAAGTAATCAGACAATTTTAGGACATACTGCTCCAGGTGATGGGATTGTTCTTTATAATGGACGTGTTTCTGCTTCAGGTGCACAGAACTTGATTGTTCGTTACTTGCGTATACGTATGGGAGCTGCATATCCTTCGGAACTGGATGCTTGCGGAATAGCTAATGGAGCAAATATGATATTCGACCATTGCTCTATGACTTGGGGAAAAGATGAATGTTTTTCTATCAATCCTGATGGTAAAGGAACTGCCCCAAAGAATATAACAATACAAAATTCTATAATCGGGCAGGGTTTGCAGAATCACTCGTGTGGTGGCTTAATGCAAACTGATATATCGAATGGGTGTACAATCTTCCGCAATTTATATATTGACAATAAAACTCGAAATCCGAAAGTTAAAGGATTAAACCAGTTTGTTAACAACGTTGTGTACAATTGGGGAAGTGGAGCTGCTTATAATATGGGTGGTGATTCTTCAGGTAAATCGGAAACAACTATTGAAAATAACTATTTTATAGTTGGTCCCTGTAATAATTGGCAGAATGTGGAAATTGCACCTAAAGTATATGAGGCGCAACAGGTACCAATGAATCCTGCAAGACCATTTACTGGTGGTAACAGTGATTTTAGAAGTTATTGTAAAGGTAACTATTATGACTATGACAAGGATGGAGCATTGAATGGAATAGAGATAACAGAAGTGAATTGGTCACAATATTGTAGTGGCTCTCCTACACTTCTTGAGGCTCGTTCAGATCTACATCCAATTATACGCAGTCAGAAAAGTGCACAGGAAGCTTATGAATGGGTAGTTGAAAAAGTGGGTGCTTATCTTCCGGTACGTGATGAAGTAGATAAATACTTGATAGATGAACTTACTTCGTTGGGAGGAAAAGGAACGATTATTCAAGATGAACGTAAAACAGAACAATTTCCGTTGGGAGGTCCTGGTACGATAAATGCTGCACAGAAACCTCTGGATTCAGATAATGATGGGATGCCAGATGCTTTCGAAGATGCATGGGGATTGGACAAATATGATCCGACAGATGCGGTAAAAGAGGCTAAAAATGGCTATTTGAATATAGAAAATTATGCCCTTTCGTTGGAATATCCTGATGAATATGAGTATGAACTTAATAAGAATAAACAATAA